In Mucilaginibacter boryungensis, a single window of DNA contains:
- a CDS encoding energy transducer TonB, producing the protein MSAKKTDISHIRKYLNGELDARAMHQLEREAQDDPFLMDAIAGYENAGTDQQPNLAALDNLLQQRINQAKIRRMVPWKYISIAASLVLILGIAYLLWPGTKTPQLKQEQLVAKTPPPVDHVLTKSDTAPKLTADNNIAAISPQVIKKSRQAEIKPADGSVSEQGTNDSRMANPVVNTEIALAATQDKQVTEVNAKKLPADARENEQVVYGYVKPAARSAEPTANDSTVLKEITVPGRQALAKQLSTSSVSAVTNQTLKNKVEGVEVTTPNKISGRVMDELGLPLPGVNVQVVGTQKGTQTDVNGKFSLPATGNTTLSINYIGFESKRVTAKSNDSLSIKLQPNTKSLSEVVVTNYGQAKAEEPIEEAHPRMGWDSYDKYLRKAAIADDGKTGVVRVSFIVGEKGALSDFKIIKGLNDATNKRAIDLVKEGPPWEADASGKPKTVKLRIKFRKE; encoded by the coding sequence GTGAGCGCTAAAAAAACGGACATATCGCATATCAGGAAGTATCTTAACGGAGAACTTGATGCCCGTGCCATGCACCAACTGGAGCGCGAGGCGCAGGACGATCCGTTTTTGATGGATGCGATTGCCGGCTATGAGAATGCAGGCACAGATCAGCAACCTAACCTTGCAGCATTAGATAACCTTTTACAGCAAAGAATAAACCAGGCCAAAATACGCCGTATGGTGCCGTGGAAATATATTTCTATAGCAGCATCGCTGGTGCTGATATTAGGCATTGCTTATTTGCTTTGGCCCGGCACTAAAACACCACAATTGAAACAGGAACAATTAGTGGCAAAAACACCTCCGCCGGTCGATCATGTGTTAACTAAATCCGATACTGCGCCAAAACTTACTGCCGATAATAATATAGCAGCGATAAGTCCGCAGGTTATAAAAAAATCGCGGCAGGCGGAAATAAAACCTGCGGATGGTTCAGTTAGCGAACAGGGTACAAATGATAGCCGCATGGCAAACCCGGTGGTTAATACAGAGATTGCACTCGCTGCAACCCAGGATAAACAAGTTACTGAAGTTAATGCCAAAAAACTCCCCGCCGATGCCAGAGAAAATGAGCAGGTGGTATATGGCTACGTAAAGCCCGCTGCACGTTCAGCCGAACCTACAGCTAATGATAGTACCGTGTTAAAGGAGATAACCGTCCCGGGGCGCCAGGCTCTTGCAAAGCAACTTAGTACATCAAGTGTATCTGCCGTTACCAACCAAACCCTTAAAAATAAAGTAGAGGGGGTTGAAGTAACTACCCCTAATAAAATAAGCGGGCGTGTTATGGATGAACTTGGCCTGCCTTTACCAGGTGTAAACGTACAGGTTGTAGGTACGCAAAAGGGTACACAGACGGATGTAAATGGCAAGTTTTCTTTGCCTGCTACGGGTAATACTACACTTAGTATTAATTATATAGGGTTTGAGAGTAAACGTGTAACCGCCAAAAGTAATGACAGTTTGAGTATTAAACTACAACCTAATACTAAATCACTTTCAGAGGTTGTAGTAACTAATTACGGACAGGCAAAAGCTGAAGAACCAATTGAAGAAGCACACCCGCGAATGGGCTGGGATAGTTATGATAAGTACCTTAGGAAAGCAGCTATTGCTGATGATGGTAAGACCGGCGTTGTACGCGTATCATTTATAGTTGGTGAAAAAGGCGCATTAAGCGATTTTAAAATTATTAAGGGCCTGAACGATGCAACCAATAAGCGGGCTATAGATTTGGTTAAAGAAGGCCCACCCTGGGAAGCCGATGCCAGCGGCAAACCGAAAACGGTTAAGCTGAGAATAAAATTCAGAAAAGAATAA
- a CDS encoding DUF47 domain-containing protein, with product MSLNSIFQYFVPKDKKVFFPLFEQAANNVVAMATVLVEAVNSNEIASREEMFKQIDKLENKGDELTHQIYLELGKNFITPFDREDIHSLATAIDDVADYIQGSANRMMLYNIDEYTESIKKLSELILQGSVELEKAVRELKDLKNVRNIADSCIRINSVENQADYVFDRAVADLFLYEKDALRLIKYKEILAALETATDMCEDAANVMESILVKNA from the coding sequence ATGTCGTTAAACAGCATATTTCAATACTTCGTCCCAAAGGATAAAAAAGTATTTTTCCCCTTATTTGAACAAGCCGCAAACAATGTTGTAGCCATGGCGACCGTATTGGTTGAGGCCGTAAACTCGAACGAAATTGCATCGCGCGAGGAAATGTTTAAGCAAATTGATAAACTGGAAAACAAAGGCGATGAACTGACCCACCAGATATACCTGGAACTCGGTAAAAATTTCATCACCCCGTTTGACAGGGAAGATATTCATTCACTTGCTACCGCAATTGATGACGTAGCCGATTATATACAGGGCTCGGCCAACCGGATGATGCTGTATAATATTGATGAGTATACCGAATCGATAAAAAAACTTTCTGAACTGATATTGCAAGGCAGCGTAGAACTGGAAAAAGCCGTAAGGGAACTGAAAGACCTAAAAAACGTACGCAACATAGCCGATTCATGCATCCGTATAAACAGTGTAGAAAACCAGGCCGATTATGTGTTTGACCGTGCCGTTGCCGACCTGTTTTTATATGAGAAAGATGCGCTGCGCCTGATAAAATACAAAGAAATACTTGCCGCGCTGGAAACCGCTACCGATATGTGCGAAGACGCGGCCAATGTAATGGAATCCATATTAGTTAAAAACGCCTAA
- a CDS encoding glycoside hydrolase family 88/105 protein → MKYLSLFFLMSYALCSFGQTPVNTEEVVRRVADNIIKNTSFQFVNTKTNQKYASTKGLEPSGDIHADSRYNKWAYVNGVLTTGMMQMANVLNDKKYADYSQHNFNFIFDNLPYFEALYKAKTPKVEFGPVFSMSNLDACGAMSAGLMDVYKIDKRQEFKAYLDRAANYILHKQLRLEDGTLCRPAPRPNTIWADDLYMSVPFLARMGKLTGDSKYFDDAIKQVEQFNKYLYDSNTGLYWHNYYSDVAMNGVGHWGRANGWLAVAQTELLNNLPANHPKRAELIRLLLRQIVGFARYQDQSGLWHQLLDKPDSYQETSVTAMYTYAVARAVNEGWINPKYIAIAREGWKGLTGKVTADGQLEDVCIGTNMDEDIKFYYTRPKELNDTHGLGAFLLAGTEMLKAEK, encoded by the coding sequence ATGAAATATTTATCCTTATTTTTTTTAATGAGCTATGCATTATGTTCATTTGGTCAAACCCCTGTTAATACCGAAGAGGTCGTTCGCCGGGTAGCCGATAATATAATCAAAAACACCTCATTCCAGTTTGTAAATACAAAAACCAACCAAAAGTATGCATCCACAAAGGGGTTGGAGCCTTCAGGCGACATTCATGCCGACAGTCGCTATAATAAATGGGCCTATGTTAATGGCGTGCTTACAACCGGGATGATGCAAATGGCCAATGTGCTGAATGATAAAAAATATGCAGATTACAGCCAGCACAATTTTAACTTCATATTTGATAACCTGCCCTATTTTGAAGCTTTGTATAAAGCTAAAACGCCAAAAGTAGAGTTTGGCCCGGTTTTCAGCATGAGTAACCTCGATGCCTGCGGCGCAATGTCGGCCGGATTAATGGATGTATATAAGATAGATAAACGCCAGGAGTTTAAAGCTTACCTTGACCGTGCAGCCAACTATATTTTACATAAACAACTGCGCCTGGAAGATGGTACACTTTGCCGTCCAGCTCCTCGCCCGAATACCATATGGGCCGATGACCTTTACATGAGTGTGCCATTTTTGGCGCGTATGGGTAAACTAACCGGCGACAGCAAATATTTTGATGATGCCATTAAGCAGGTAGAGCAATTTAATAAATACCTGTACGATTCGAACACCGGCTTGTACTGGCATAATTACTATAGCGATGTGGCTATGAATGGCGTTGGGCACTGGGGCAGGGCCAATGGCTGGCTGGCTGTAGCACAAACCGAATTGCTGAATAATCTACCAGCTAATCATCCCAAACGCGCTGAACTGATCAGGCTTTTACTTCGTCAGATCGTCGGCTTTGCCCGCTACCAGGACCAAAGCGGGTTGTGGCATCAATTGCTGGATAAGCCAGACTCATACCAGGAAACTTCGGTTACCGCTATGTATACTTATGCGGTAGCCAGGGCTGTAAATGAAGGCTGGATCAATCCTAAATATATAGCCATAGCGCGCGAAGGCTGGAAAGGGCTAACCGGCAAAGTTACTGCTGATGGGCAATTGGAAGATGTTTGTATCGGTACCAATATGGACGAGGATATTAAATTTTATTATACCCGGCCTAAAGAACTGAATGATACCCATGGCCTGGGTGCATTTCTGCTGGCAGGGACCGAAATGCTTAAGGCTGAAAAATAA
- a CDS encoding DUF4197 domain-containing protein → MKKAAIFLALIFTVLVSNAQSKLIPTNLDIGNALKQALEQGTGKSSDRLSAVDGFFGNAAIKILFPPEAQKAEKTLRALGFNKLCDDVILSLNRAAEGAAKEAKPIFINAIKQMTLQDVSNILLGKQDAATEYFKRTTTVQLSAKFKPVVQVSLDQAGATRYYTNAATTFNKIPFVRKINPDISDYVTQKAIDGLFVEIAKEELNIRQNLSARTTPLMKKVFSFADGFKK, encoded by the coding sequence ATGAAAAAAGCGGCCATATTTTTAGCTCTTATATTTACTGTTTTAGTAAGCAACGCCCAATCTAAACTTATCCCAACCAACCTTGATATTGGAAATGCCCTTAAGCAGGCCTTAGAGCAGGGCACCGGAAAAAGCAGCGATCGATTATCGGCCGTTGATGGCTTTTTTGGCAATGCTGCCATAAAAATACTGTTCCCGCCCGAAGCACAAAAAGCAGAGAAAACATTGCGAGCATTAGGTTTTAATAAATTGTGCGATGATGTGATCCTGTCGCTTAATCGTGCTGCCGAGGGTGCGGCAAAAGAAGCAAAACCCATTTTTATCAATGCCATAAAGCAAATGACGTTGCAGGATGTCAGTAATATTTTGCTGGGTAAACAGGATGCTGCTACCGAATATTTTAAACGAACCACTACCGTACAACTGTCTGCTAAATTTAAACCCGTAGTACAGGTAAGTCTCGACCAGGCAGGGGCCACAAGATATTATACTAATGCTGCTACCACGTTTAACAAAATACCATTTGTTAGGAAGATCAATCCTGATATCAGCGATTATGTAACGCAAAAGGCGATAGACGGCCTATTTGTCGAAATTGCCAAAGAAGAGCTAAACATTAGGCAAAACTTGTCTGCACGCACAACTCCGTTAATGAAAAAAGTATTCTCTTTCGCCGATGGGTTTAAGAAATAG
- a CDS encoding glycoside hydrolase family 28 protein, giving the protein MKTKIKAGEGQGADQSETVALSRRKWLNSVSWPALGATLGLSFINNQPSLGVNLKPAADNDHTLGTRIYNIRDFGAKGDGKTLDTIAVQNAINACNKDLGGTVLVPAGTFVIGTIELKSNVRLYIAAQGTLLGTVDGKQYHAADAIPLTGDSTLNDGNVGLLYAVKADNITIDGPGTIDGQGAQFRSPAKGVLPPAGISGPHRPYHLLFYQCNNLTVRDIYLLNSAFHSVRVIQSEFIKMEGLHIRGRVVNNNDGFHFISCRYAHVSNCDVQSQDDACALFGSCQFITITNCTFSTRWSVFRFGGGVAENITISNCLIYETYGCPIKMRCGPGSRFENISFSNIVMQDVTGPVSIGLGVQSSSSTTATNKPPGVVRNISFRGITATVVKPVPLRDASFPSNYNPGEIFSCVTLNAMDDIYMEKITFSDVHITYPGGGTAEQGAVRDVPKVAGEYYQIGVPPAYGIYARNVRGLILNNVSLSLNADDLRPAMVFDHVDNAALNGLNIQGSREAEAVVRITDTSAVLMTAIRLEGTAKLFLQVEGTTNKRIKIDGGDISPAEKTLSFERGAKPLCVTWRV; this is encoded by the coding sequence ATGAAAACAAAAATTAAAGCCGGAGAAGGGCAAGGGGCCGATCAATCAGAAACCGTTGCCTTATCAAGGCGCAAGTGGTTAAATAGTGTATCCTGGCCTGCGTTAGGTGCCACTTTAGGTTTAAGTTTTATTAATAACCAGCCATCGTTAGGCGTTAATTTAAAACCAGCTGCTGACAATGACCATACTTTAGGAACCCGAATCTATAATATAAGAGATTTCGGCGCGAAAGGTGACGGCAAAACGCTGGACACTATAGCCGTTCAAAATGCTATTAATGCCTGTAATAAAGATCTTGGCGGTACGGTATTGGTACCTGCCGGAACATTTGTTATTGGTACAATTGAACTTAAAAGTAATGTGCGGTTATATATAGCGGCGCAGGGCACCCTTTTAGGCACTGTCGATGGCAAGCAATATCACGCAGCCGACGCTATTCCCCTAACCGGCGATTCTACACTTAATGATGGCAATGTTGGCTTGTTATATGCCGTTAAAGCAGATAATATTACAATTGACGGTCCCGGCACGATTGATGGCCAGGGCGCGCAATTCAGGAGCCCGGCTAAAGGTGTTTTACCGCCTGCGGGCATTTCGGGGCCACACCGCCCTTACCATTTATTATTTTACCAATGCAACAATCTTACCGTAAGGGACATTTATCTGTTAAACAGCGCATTTCATTCCGTTAGGGTTATTCAAAGTGAATTTATCAAGATGGAAGGCTTACATATCAGGGGCCGGGTGGTCAATAATAATGATGGTTTTCACTTCATCAGTTGCCGTTATGCGCATGTGTCTAATTGCGACGTACAAAGCCAGGATGATGCTTGTGCTTTATTTGGCAGCTGTCAGTTTATTACCATCACTAATTGTACGTTCAGCACGCGCTGGTCTGTATTTCGTTTTGGCGGGGGTGTGGCTGAAAATATTACGATATCTAACTGCCTGATCTATGAAACATATGGTTGTCCCATTAAAATGCGCTGTGGCCCTGGTTCGCGGTTTGAAAATATATCATTTTCAAATATCGTCATGCAAGATGTAACAGGTCCAGTCTCTATCGGGCTTGGCGTACAATCATCATCATCTACAACAGCAACAAACAAACCTCCGGGTGTAGTCCGCAATATTTCATTCAGAGGTATTACTGCAACTGTAGTAAAACCGGTACCACTTAGGGATGCTTCTTTCCCAAGCAATTATAATCCCGGCGAAATCTTTTCATGTGTAACGTTAAACGCAATGGATGACATTTACATGGAAAAAATTACGTTCAGTGATGTACATATCACTTATCCGGGTGGCGGCACGGCTGAACAAGGTGCAGTAAGGGACGTGCCAAAAGTAGCTGGCGAATACTATCAGATCGGCGTTCCGCCGGCTTACGGTATTTACGCACGCAATGTGCGCGGGCTGATACTTAATAATGTTAGTCTTAGTCTGAATGCCGACGATCTTCGTCCGGCCATGGTTTTTGATCACGTAGATAATGCTGCCTTGAATGGCTTAAATATACAAGGTAGTAGGGAGGCCGAAGCAGTAGTGCGCATAACCGATACTAGCGCCGTATTAATGACTGCGATACGATTGGAGGGAACTGCTAAATTATTTTTACAAGTTGAAGGAACAACCAACAAGCGAATCAAAATAGATGGCGGCGACATATCCCCTGCCGAAAAAACTTTAAGCTTTGAACGGGGCGCAAAACCATTATGCGTAACCTGGCGTGTTTAA
- a CDS encoding alpha-L-fucosidase, whose translation MKKPILFLTVLVLLSNCLMAQTLTRDERMKWWREARFGMFIHWGDYAQWGGVYKGHEVGHGGEWIMNRAKIPVAEYQAAAKNFNPVNYNPDEWVRIAKQAGMKYIVITAKHHDGFAMFKSNASKWNIADATPYGKDVLKPLAAACKKYGIKLGFYYSQAQDWNNPGGAAARKVASEGWANPDSAKIDAYTAAHSGHWDPYQTSKTMGEYIDEVAVPQVKELLTNYGDVAVLWWDTPTNMTDEYANKLNALLKLQPNIITNDRLKRPNFPGDTKTPEQKIPSLAELDGKDWETCMTMNGTWGYKSYDHKWKSPETLIRNLVDIASKGGNYLLNVGPNALGEFPKESVTTLKVMGDWMKTNSEAIYATKASPLKPLAWGRCTRKDDGDNTILYLTVFNWPTDGKLMVPGLKNHAVTAKLLDGNTLVKATNDADGLQLTVPAKAPDAIASVIKITLKGKVENQLTDQNGKMKSGSID comes from the coding sequence ATGAAAAAACCGATTTTATTTTTAACAGTATTAGTGCTGTTATCAAATTGCCTTATGGCACAAACGCTTACCCGCGATGAGCGCATGAAGTGGTGGCGCGAAGCCCGTTTTGGGATGTTTATTCACTGGGGAGATTATGCCCAATGGGGCGGTGTTTATAAAGGGCACGAAGTTGGTCATGGCGGCGAATGGATAATGAACCGGGCAAAAATACCTGTGGCAGAATATCAGGCAGCTGCAAAAAACTTCAATCCCGTAAACTATAACCCTGATGAATGGGTGCGGATAGCCAAGCAGGCAGGTATGAAATATATCGTGATTACTGCTAAGCATCATGATGGCTTCGCGATGTTTAAAAGCAATGCCAGCAAATGGAATATTGCAGATGCTACACCATACGGTAAAGATGTTTTAAAACCATTGGCTGCGGCTTGCAAAAAGTATGGTATTAAGCTTGGGTTCTACTATTCACAGGCGCAGGATTGGAATAACCCGGGCGGTGCTGCTGCGCGTAAAGTTGCTTCAGAAGGCTGGGCAAACCCCGATTCGGCAAAAATTGATGCTTATACTGCTGCCCACTCCGGCCATTGGGACCCTTATCAAACCAGCAAAACGATGGGAGAATATATTGATGAGGTGGCAGTACCGCAGGTAAAGGAATTGCTGACCAACTATGGTGACGTGGCGGTTTTATGGTGGGATACCCCAACCAACATGACTGACGAATATGCCAACAAATTAAACGCTTTATTGAAGTTACAACCTAATATTATTACAAATGATCGTTTAAAACGGCCTAACTTCCCCGGTGATACAAAAACGCCTGAACAAAAAATACCAAGCCTGGCTGAACTGGATGGCAAAGATTGGGAAACCTGTATGACGATGAACGGAACGTGGGGCTATAAAAGCTACGATCATAAATGGAAATCACCTGAAACATTGATCAGGAATTTAGTGGATATTGCCTCTAAAGGTGGCAATTATCTTTTAAATGTGGGGCCAAACGCCCTTGGCGAATTTCCAAAAGAAAGCGTTACGACCTTAAAGGTTATGGGCGACTGGATGAAAACTAACAGCGAGGCCATATACGCAACTAAAGCAAGCCCGCTTAAACCATTAGCCTGGGGCCGCTGTACACGTAAAGATGATGGCGATAATACCATTCTTTACCTTACGGTCTTCAATTGGCCTACTGATGGTAAGTTAATGGTTCCAGGATTGAAAAACCATGCCGTTACTGCTAAACTATTGGATGGAAATACATTGGTTAAAGCTACTAATGATGCAGATGGACTGCAGCTTACAGTGCCCGCTAAAGCCCCGGATGCTATTGCTTCGGTAATAAAAATTACGTTGAAAGGTAAAGTAGAAAACCAGTTAACCGATCAAAACGGTAAAATGAAATCAGGATCGATAGATTGA
- a CDS encoding RNA polymerase sigma factor, which produces MSVFRPTVKYDESADLKLLNSYRANGDLAVLGKLYQPYMGLVYGVCLKYLKDEEQCKDAVMQIFEELIDKVSRHEIKQFRGWLYVLTRNYCLMQLRSEKKMDVVSMDDVMENTFVLHPEDEDKEETMKQLERCMEKLPAAQKESVNLFYYKDKCYKEISEQTGYTLNEVKSYIQNGKRNLKICLEKHSER; this is translated from the coding sequence ATGAGTGTATTCCGGCCTACTGTTAAATATGATGAATCAGCAGACTTAAAACTGCTGAACAGCTACCGTGCAAACGGCGATCTGGCTGTGCTGGGAAAACTCTATCAGCCTTATATGGGTCTGGTTTATGGGGTTTGCCTAAAATATTTAAAGGATGAGGAGCAGTGTAAAGACGCTGTAATGCAGATATTTGAAGAGTTGATAGACAAGGTTAGCCGGCATGAAATAAAACAATTTAGAGGTTGGCTTTATGTACTTACGCGAAACTATTGCCTGATGCAATTGCGGTCGGAAAAGAAAATGGATGTGGTGAGTATGGACGATGTTATGGAAAATACGTTCGTTTTGCATCCTGAGGATGAGGATAAGGAAGAAACGATGAAACAATTGGAGCGTTGTATGGAAAAACTACCCGCAGCGCAAAAGGAAAGTGTTAACTTGTTTTATTATAAGGATAAGTGTTATAAGGAAATATCCGAGCAAACCGGCTATACTTTAAATGAAGTTAAAAGCTATATACAAAATGGCAAACGTAACTTGAAAATTTGCCTGGAAAAACACAGTGAGCGCTAA
- a CDS encoding AraC family transcriptional regulator → MKPALLKIATDTKSTFHVRRETSPSNNNKWHYHLEIEIVYFKKGSGTQFAGDHISRFMPGDITIVGAGLPHYWRFDNSYIGSEPAQQADIIVVHFLEDCFGSRFLDLVENKTINQMLQRARRGLAVKNEEKKLVAILMERLTESEGPEKIIWLLKILQTIANSKQVNTLSSMGFKYKFNEEECERINAIYQYSFAHFRNKIFLEEIAEVAHICPNSFCRYFKSMTHKTYSRFILEIKIGNACNLLIESEFKIGQIGLECGFNRSSTFYKYFKKITGKSPATYKKLYTGQLKEMPPEQAPERYYEPISLYS, encoded by the coding sequence ATGAAACCCGCATTACTTAAAATTGCTACCGATACCAAAAGTACTTTTCATGTCCGGCGTGAAACATCGCCGTCGAATAATAATAAATGGCATTATCACCTGGAAATAGAAATAGTTTATTTTAAAAAAGGGAGCGGAACCCAATTTGCTGGCGATCATATCAGTCGGTTTATGCCAGGAGATATCACAATAGTGGGTGCGGGCTTGCCTCATTATTGGCGCTTTGATAACTCATATATAGGAAGCGAACCGGCACAACAAGCCGATATAATTGTAGTACATTTTTTAGAAGATTGCTTCGGGAGCAGATTTTTGGATTTGGTAGAAAATAAAACGATTAACCAAATGCTGCAGCGGGCCCGTCGTGGTTTGGCAGTTAAAAATGAAGAAAAGAAGTTGGTTGCCATATTGATGGAACGCTTGACAGAGAGTGAGGGCCCTGAAAAAATAATATGGTTATTGAAAATTTTGCAAACAATTGCCAATAGTAAGCAGGTTAATACCTTGTCTTCTATGGGATTTAAATATAAATTTAACGAAGAAGAGTGCGAACGGATTAACGCTATTTATCAGTATTCGTTCGCTCATTTTCGGAATAAGATTTTTTTAGAAGAGATAGCCGAAGTAGCCCATATCTGCCCCAATTCGTTTTGCCGGTATTTTAAATCAATGACTCATAAAACCTATTCCCGGTTTATACTTGAAATTAAAATAGGGAATGCCTGTAATTTATTAATAGAAAGCGAGTTCAAAATAGGGCAAATCGGGCTGGAATGCGGCTTTAACAGATCGTCTACTTTTTACAAATATTTTAAAAAGATAACCGGTAAAAGTCCGGCCACATATAAAAAGCTTTATACCGGCCAGTTGAAAGAAATGCCCCCCGAACAGGCACCCGAAAGGTACTATGAACCGATAAGTCTATATTCATAA
- a CDS encoding sensor histidine kinase translates to MKLRVLIFLTAASVAITLSAVNYYFQHKWFDVGVTFGVSFVISFIVFYYLIERYVYSKIKLIYKLIHNLKLGRDLRDALGETINSADPIADVELEVKAWAREKKIEIDELRKQEQFRREFLSNISHEFKTPLFAIQGYIEAVRDDRFEDKEMATQFLEKASKNVDRLSYLIKDLDEISKLESGEMPINYTKFKINDLVREVLDEMEMKASQHDIKLIFKQKYDDNIMVTADREKIQQVMVNLIDNSFKYGKQGGNTSVSIFNLHDQVLIEVTDDGIGIEEKYLPRLFERFFRTEQSRSRQIGGSGLGLAIVKHIIEAHQQTINVRSTAGLGSTFGFTLQKAKQLPFPAIPVLNS, encoded by the coding sequence ATGAAACTGCGCGTATTGATATTTCTTACCGCTGCTTCGGTAGCTATTACACTATCGGCAGTCAACTATTACTTTCAGCACAAATGGTTCGATGTTGGGGTTACTTTCGGTGTATCATTTGTGATTAGCTTTATTGTTTTTTACTACCTGATAGAACGATACGTATACTCTAAGATCAAACTTATCTATAAACTTATCCACAACCTTAAGCTTGGCCGCGACCTGCGCGATGCACTGGGGGAAACAATTAATAGCGCCGACCCGATTGCCGATGTGGAATTGGAGGTAAAAGCCTGGGCACGGGAGAAAAAAATAGAAATTGACGAATTGCGTAAGCAGGAACAATTTCGCCGCGAGTTTTTGTCCAATATCTCCCATGAATTTAAAACCCCCCTTTTTGCCATACAAGGTTATATTGAAGCCGTACGCGATGACAGGTTTGAGGATAAAGAAATGGCAACCCAGTTCCTGGAAAAAGCTTCAAAAAATGTAGACCGGTTAAGTTATCTTATTAAGGACCTGGATGAAATATCCAAGCTTGAATCGGGCGAAATGCCTATCAATTATACCAAATTTAAAATAAACGATTTGGTACGCGAAGTGCTTGACGAGATGGAAATGAAAGCCAGCCAGCATGACATTAAACTTATTTTTAAGCAAAAGTACGACGACAATATAATGGTTACCGCCGACAGGGAAAAGATACAACAGGTAATGGTTAACCTGATAGACAATTCATTTAAATATGGCAAACAAGGTGGCAATACGTCGGTCAGTATCTTTAACCTGCATGACCAGGTGCTGATAGAAGTTACCGACGACGGTATTGGGATAGAAGAAAAATATCTGCCACGGTTATTCGAACGTTTTTTCCGTACCGAACAAAGCCGGTCACGGCAAATTGGTGGTTCAGGTTTAGGATTAGCTATTGTGAAGCACATTATTGAAGCTCATCAACAAACCATTAATGTGCGCAGCACAGCCGGTTTAGGGTCGACATTTGGATTTACTTTACAAAAAGCAAAACAATTACCGTTCCCGGCTATTCCTGTATTAAATAGTTAA
- a CDS encoding inorganic phosphate transporter, with translation MVTTLLVVVVILAVVFDFINGFHDAANSIATVVSTKVLTPFQAVLWAAAFNFLAYFLIKDHKVANTIAKTVHEHFITMHVILAGLVAAITWNLITWWFGIPSSSSHTLIGGFAGAGMTNALYMGSGALTAVNINSILTIVAYIFLAPFIGLIIAYAITIIILHVCKNARPSVAERWFKGLQLISSGALSFAHGGNDAQKVMGIIYVALFTSGIIKNGAAMPEWIPLICYSAIALGTMSGGWKIVKTMGTKITKVTPLEGVSAETAGAITLFITERFGIPVSTTHTITGSIIGVGLTKRVSAVRWGVTINLIWAWVITIPISALLAAAVFAIMHAIG, from the coding sequence ATGGTAACTACGCTACTTGTTGTTGTTGTAATACTTGCGGTTGTTTTTGATTTCATTAACGGCTTTCACGATGCGGCTAACTCTATTGCCACTGTAGTATCTACCAAGGTATTAACGCCTTTTCAGGCGGTGTTATGGGCTGCTGCATTTAATTTCCTGGCCTACTTTTTAATTAAAGACCATAAGGTGGCTAACACCATTGCCAAAACCGTGCACGAACATTTTATTACCATGCATGTGATACTGGCCGGCCTGGTTGCCGCCATTACCTGGAACCTGATCACATGGTGGTTTGGTATCCCATCCAGCTCATCGCACACACTAATAGGTGGCTTTGCCGGTGCCGGTATGACCAATGCCCTTTACATGGGTTCGGGTGCACTGACAGCGGTCAACATAAACTCTATTTTAACTATTGTTGCTTATATATTTCTGGCGCCATTTATAGGTTTAATTATTGCTTATGCAATAACCATTATTATCCTCCATGTTTGCAAAAATGCCCGGCCATCCGTTGCCGAACGTTGGTTTAAAGGGTTGCAACTGATATCATCTGGTGCCCTAAGCTTTGCCCACGGTGGTAACGATGCGCAAAAGGTAATGGGTATTATCTACGTAGCCTTGTTCACCTCAGGCATTATTAAAAATGGCGCTGCCATGCCCGAATGGATCCCGCTGATCTGTTATTCAGCCATAGCATTAGGTACTATGTCGGGTGGTTGGAAGATCGTTAAAACTATGGGTACTAAAATTACCAAGGTAACCCCGCTGGAAGGCGTTAGTGCTGAAACTGCCGGTGCAATTACACTATTTATTACCGAACGTTTCGGTATCCCGGTATCAACCACGCATACCATTACTGGTTCAATTATCGGTGTAGGTTTAACCAAACGGGTATCGGCTGTGCGTTGGGGCGTAACCATCAACCTAATATGGGCTTGGGTAATTACTATCCCAATTTCAGCTTTATTGGCTGCCGCTGTATTTGCTATAATGCATGCTATAGGCTAA